The following nucleotide sequence is from Salvia miltiorrhiza cultivar Shanhuang (shh) chromosome 7, IMPLAD_Smil_shh, whole genome shotgun sequence.
GTCCAAAGAGATGCCCTTCTACGAGATAGGCAGTTGCACGCCGCGCTccaatatgatttgatggagcatgtttgggcacgtttcggacctctagggccggaatagttatttgtaggatttgtttttattttattaaattttatgtaatttttaggatttcaaaattaatgcaatttaaatttaaagtaaattgtgtaatttaaatttatgaaattaaacttaaatgaaaaatgaaaaaatcaaaactaatgctaTCATGCAACCCCAAtgcagcatctttacaccatgtggtccctccctcataaagtaggctatcatgtaagctatcatgtaaccccattgcggatgctctaattaattaaagcgtCGAATATACTAGGAACAAAGTCCTTCCAATTTATTATACTATCATTTACTATTTATAAAGATAAATAGAATATAACAAATTTGATATAATCATAGTATCCttaatttaatgttaattttatagtatACTACATTAGTACAGTATATATTATCGAAGTAAAGTAGAAATTGCGACATAAATTGATCGGTTCGATAATTAGAGCATCTGCATTGGGTTACTCGACGCCCCTTACTCGAGTAGTCCAATGCAGGGCTTGCCTACTCGAGGGCTACTCGTTTGTTCGAGTATACCTGATGCCCCTTAAATAATGGCGCATGTTCTACACGCGcccttattaaaaaaaattaaattcaaaatttgaaatcGGTGGCTTTTGGCAGAAttcaattttgttttctttttttttttccggtcaatttttaggatttttattttaatacaattttaattattagtaaattgtgtatttaaatttatgcaaaCTTAAATGACAAAatagaaaaatcaaaactaaaaaaatcaagtaggctatcaagtaatcTCAATAAGGCCTCCTTACTCAATATTATCCCCTcttatcaagtaagctatcaagtaggctatcaagtaggcACCAATGCGGATACTCTTAGGACGGGTTTGAGTGGAGGTGGTCGAGCATCATCACAAAACATTTGACTAGCATTTGCTAAATATTTGTGCTATATTCAACGAAGGTGTCGAACAGACTTCAGTAATTCTACTACTAGGAGACGCATGTAAATATTTTGAAGAAACACATTGACATGAGCTAATCCACAAAATGCAACGAAGATCAAATTTTTATAGGCCACTCAATACCAcagcatttcttgatcaaaTTGAAGTACAAAACATCATAGATGAAATTCAATCCAACCTAACAAGAAACATTTATTCAAAAGTTGACATAGAGTGTATTTCTCACAAGTAACTGCAGGAAAGCGCGCAAGCCATGAGTAAGTAGAGTGCACCACCAAGTTTGCTCAGTTCAACCCTGAAGGCCAATGATACCTGCACAACAAATGCAACGACAAAGTTAGCTGATGTCTTCTGCTTTTTCAGCATCCATTTGTTTGTCATTGTTTTCGTACACAGATTGCAGCAAAGGTGATGTAAAAATTGAACCTGTATCTGTTTGTTGGGGTCATGATATGAATGAAATACAATAATTATCAGAATGATGACAATTCAACGATTCTCTGAATATGTATACTTTGCTGCACATATGGTTGATTATTGTATTCTTTGGCATATGGATGTGTTTAGTCTTTTACCCAGATATACATATCACAATTGAATGTCGTCGCGTCTCATGGTTCAATAGTACAAAAAGATGAGAAATTTATTTCTTACCACAAGCAATTCTACCGCCAGCATTGCCAGTGCTCTTGCTCAATTCATGTCCACCTGAGGTAACGGAGAGAAGTTAgtgaaatattgaaaaataaaggaGATTAGGGAGCAAAAAAGTAACCACAGAAAAAACAGGTTTATACTGTGGTGCTAATGAAGgaataatatattcaaattaacTTTATGATAATGCTTGCAAATTTGAAGTAGGTAACTAGTTAGAGCTTACAATGATAACCAAAACAGAACAATATTAACAAATGGTTTTCGTAGTTGAGTCAATCCTCTCCAGGAGTTTGAGAGGATGAAGGAGGGGTTAAGGGTATctttcatgttttcttttttaggaCATGCTGAGTTTATACGAGTAAATTAGTAAGCATGGAAAATGGAAGGGACACGCACCTTTTCCAAGATCATCAGGATCACCATGAACAACAACAGCTCTTCCAATGATGGAATGTGGTCCACTCAGTGGGATctgacaaaaagaaaaaaataaaaggataCTTATACACTTGTCACTTGAGCAAGAAAATAACATTAGATTTTTATAAGGTATTGTGACCAAGAAACACACCTGCTTGTCAACAATGGTGAAAGATGCTTTGCCTGAAACAAGAAATCAGAAGACCAATAGATATATGTTAGAGTCAGAATGCTGTTAAGATAACAAAAATGTCGTGCTTCACGAAAAATCACAAGCATCAAAGAGAGCATAATGCACAAGCATATCAAGAAAGGTAAAATAGAACATGGCCTTCAAGTTTTCCTCATCAAGAAAATATGCTATAATCCATGATAAATAACTGCCAATAAATGTGAAGACTAGGAACTTGAACTCTTACCATCTTCTCCAACTGTGATGTTCCCAAGGTCACCAGCATGGCGATTATCATCTTCAGGAGCACCATGCTCTTTGCCAGCAGGATTGAAGTGAGGTCCTGAGATTGAGATACCACGAACAATTTCaatcaaacaaaaaataaaaaaacaagaaagtcaATGCAGCCAATACAGATATAACAGAGCCACCAACAAGTATTGCAAGGAAGTTACCAGTTGACATGCAACCATTGGTGGTGTCACCAAGGGCATGCACGTGAAAGCCATGGAGTCCAGGCTTAAGACCAGAAACGTTTCCAGTCACGGTTGTTGGACCTGATGAAAAACAATAGCAAAACACTAAGCATCCATTACCCGAACATATAGTGATACAAAAACTGATTTATTGATAATGATAAATACCATCTCCCTCCTGAGTGAAGCTGACGGTGCCACTCACACCCTCGCTGCTGTTAAGAACTACGACAGCCTTCACCATTGTTATCTACTTATGTGATCTACAAAATTGAAAAGGAAACACCTCAATAATCTTGTGCAAAAGAAAATACCATCACAAAAGCAAGGATCCAATGAAATGGTTAACAGAAACATATCACTTAATATTGCAAATAGTACAAAAGATcgggattaaattggtaatctAGCATCAATATGCTACAAAATGCCTCAGAAACGATCAACTCATGCTATGAAAGACGAAAAATCCATCACTTAAAATTACACACCATCTTTCATAAGAACTTTCATTTCTTACAGCATGAAAATTTGTTTACTATTGCCAAATTCAATTAAATAGAAAAGAATCGACCGCAATTAAGCACAATACTGTCAAACCAAATCCGTAGAGATATATACTCGAACATAACATGAAGGATCCAAATTATTCCAGCATCCAAATTCTATTCAACTCTTCTAAAGACAGATTGAATCACACAAAATAGACGAACGAACTTGAAACTAAATCAATCTACAACAAACGATTAACAAAAGGAGAACTAATGAAATAGCATAGTCGGATTCAAACCAGATCAAAAATAGCTTGAAAAATAAGCAGAAATGAATCAACAGATCAAGTCAAATTCGCATTTTGATTCAAACAATCCGAACAATGAATCGATAAAACAGGATTTAAAGCTACTGAAACACCTGCAGATTCTTTCTCTAATTTTTGTATCGAATATTTTTACCTCAGAGCACCCCTGATTGAAGTAATAGagctgagggagagggagagagagagcgagagtgAAATACTGAAATGGAAGATTCTAGTTAAAATTCAGTGTACATGAAAGAGAGGGTAGGTCAAGgccataattttcaatttattttcatttttaatactgtcctttattttatatgtaagTCAATAAATGACCAATGTGTGGTCATTGAATATAGCGCCGATCCTATTTGTATCCCCACCTTAATACACGCGCCAGCGCCAGCGCCACGCTCTTTGTTGAGTGTGAAGGCTCAGCTTGATTTTTTACCCTATCTATCTATAGGAATAGTAATtatcacattttttttaagaaagtaattattatcacatttatttctattttgcaCTATAATTGTATTGCCGACTAGCGTTTTTACTTCGATGAATATAATACATGCGCCTTCCATAAccaaaaaataacataatactAAAAATctatataagtaaatattaaccgccgaagaaaaaaaaaaaaaaaggagaagagCGCACAACAAGTCCACAAGTGTGCTACTTGCAAtcaggggggctagagccccccccaaattttgaaaaaaaaaaaaaattataatatgtctaaaaatgttgttattattattatatttgtattttagtaaaaaaatgtctaaaatgtattgaatgcccccaaaaattttttagtaaatgttgaactatattatcaatgaaaatgttgttattattattattattatatttgtattttagtaaaaaatgtctaaatgtattgaatgcccccaaaaaaatttttagtaaatgttttgaactatattatctatgaaaatgttgttattattattattattattattattattattatatttgtattttagtaaaaaatgtctaaaatgtattgaatgcccccaaaaaaaatttagtaaatgttttgaactatattataaatgaaaatgttgttattattattattatatttgtattttagtaaaaaatgtctaaaatgtattgaatgctccaaaaaaaaaatttagtaaatgttttgaactatattatctataaaaatgttgttattattatgattatatttgtattttagtaaaaaatgtctaaaatgtattgaatgcccccaaaaaaaaattccgggggctaccgcccccgaacccccgtaacagttcagcccccccccaaaaaaaatcctggctccgcccctgcttGCAATAGTTAATCGGAAAAAAAAGGGAAGCACACCAAGTTAGCAAACgtgctactcatagtagctagaGCTGCACAATGAGCTTCCCTAACaattatttacatttattttcgTATTGTCAAAAGGGTTAACTCAAGTTGCTAAAATGgtctatactatattaatatatactgaatatttgttatttttactaCATGCAATGTCACACAAATATGGCGAGATTGGAGGCTTGGAGCTGTTTTAAATTGCAACAACTTTTGGAGCTAAAGATAGCACAAAGATGGAGTTggcttaataataataattttttttaagtacaaATTAAGAGCACGTGGTAGGTTAGACATTGTTAATATTTGTGTTTCATTTCAAATGAAATCACTATTATTTTCAGGCATACGTAATAAATCATATACTGTTTTAATACttcaacatttcattcatttttgaaataaaatcaaTCATATCCAACCAAAAATAGTAAGATATCTTATTTATAAAGGTCATAGACTCATGGTAGCATGAGAATTTGGGATTCAGGTGAATAATAAGGAAAAAATTGTACAAGAAAATACAAGGATTTATAAATGTGTTTTGCTAAATTTCTtaaagattataattaagagAGTAGAAATTAGGTGCGCGTGGTCTTGGGGGATCTGAGTCATCTGACTCAAAGAAAAAATTGCAGCGAGCTTGCCATTGGTGACCGGCGAATACTTTTgttgaatttaattttgattgaaGGCGTGGAATGGATCACAGTATTATTGGGCCCGATTCTACTGGGCTTTGTTTGGCAAAAAATCTCTAAAATAAGCCCAAAACCTCCTGTATAATTAATTGCCAAATGTATAGTCACGATTCACAAAAGCTGAACTAAATAAGATATCTTTGGTAGAACTAATTTTGTTTTTGGAAGAACTTGATACCATATCTttcctactccctccgtccacgaaaaagtgccccatttgggtgctggcacgggttttaagaaagctgaaaaaggtggtgtaaaggtggtgtaaaagactaaaagggtagtgttaatgtattgtggttacttttactaatcttgcactaactatttggcattattttattaggtgaaaattcagaaaataaatatataaataaaatggaaaataaataaactgaaaattcagaaaataaatatataaaaaaatggaaaataaataaactggaaataaataaataaactgaaaatttagaaaataaataaataaactggaaataaataaataaaatagaaataaataaactaaaaattcgaaaataaataaataaataaactgaaaattgagaaaataaataaataaactggaaataaataaataaataagtaaataaactggaaaataaataaactgaaaattcaaaaataaataaataaataaacttgaaattcagaaaataaataaataaataaactgaaaattcagaaaataaatatataaataaaatggaaaataaataaactggaaataaataaataaataaataaactgaaaattcagaaaataaataaataaactggaaataaataaataaataaataaataaaatggaaataaataaactaaaaattcgaaaataaataaataaataaactgaaaattgagaaaataaataaataaactggaaataaataaataaataagtaaataaactggaaaataaataaactaaaaattcaaaaataaataaataaataaacttgaaattcagaaaataaataaataaataaactgaaaattcagaaaataaatatataaataaaatggaaaataaataaactggaaataaataaataaataaataaactgaaaattcagaaaataaataaataaactggaaataaataaataaataaataaaatggaaataaataaataaataaaatggaaataaataaacaaaaaattcgaaaataaataaataaataaactgaaaattgagaaaataaataaataaactggaaataaataaataaataagtaaataaactggaaaataaataaaccgaaaattcaaaaataaataaataaacttgaaattcagaaaataaataaactgaaaatttagaaaataaatatataaataaaatggaaaataaataaactggaaataaataaataaactgaaaattcagaaaataaataaataaactggaaataaataaataaataaataaataaactggaaataaataaactaaaaattcaaaaataaataaataaataaacttgaaattcagaatataattaaataaataaactgaaaattaagaaaataaataaataaactgaaaattaagaaaataaataaataaatgggattaattgtgtgggttaattgcatagattaaataaaagtgtggatttattaatgacataagttgtaaataaattgaaaagtaaagggtatgaatgtccaaaaaggtaaacagggcagtttttcgtggacaaaaaaaaaggggtaagtagggcactttttcgtggacagagggagtattagataATAGGACTTGGAAacaaaatattctgctcataCTTTCTATTTGAGAAAGGTTTCCAACTTTAATCCTGCAGAAGCAAGAAATTTACTTTcccgtctcattacaaatatcacattacttttggacacgaagggagtaatatttaagaGAATATTGGGctgtttctttttttccttttttttgggggggagtTGATAGTGCTGATTTGTTAGCATAAAACTAAGTTGgcgaaaatatatatatataggggcgcgctccagtgagaccccctatttttcgtgtaacatgagtacaatgaataagacatataatactaatgaacaaaacgtatatctaatgaacaagatgtatatactgatgaaaaataaaatttaaaaaatttgtaatgaacaagacatatatactgatgaacagggccgtatatactgatgaacaatgcagtatatactgatgaataacaaaatttaaaatattatgctccctacaggattcgaaccctgcgaaaaaaatcaccctccagatacaatatcagtcataggattgataaaataaacgcaccagatcgtgccctagatctcactaaaattagggggtctcattggagcggccccctatatatatatatatatattgggatgGGAGAgcggtggggtttgaaccctaaATCCCGTTATTCACATATAAGAGTTTGCACGTTCGGATGTCCCCTTGGAGATGCGAAAATCCTATTCTTTTGAGTTATGAATGTGATAATAGGGAGGATAGAAATTCGCATCGTTTGAATGTCTCTTGAGAATGCGAAAATGTTATTCCTATGAATGTGATAGTGGGGGAAAATGCTACTTGTGCTCtttcataattattatttaatcgccttcaaattaattattaattaattaatttgttcttAGTAGCTCTGTTTGAATTTCTAATTAACATTGCTGTCGAGAgtaaaaaagaatataaaaaaattagcccaaattgaataattatgttatatatatttgtcattagtttgaattaatttaattaaatacctGACTAGTACATTTCCCTCTTTGATATGTAAATATCTGataaattgtaaaaaaattcaaaatacgACCTACTGAGGTTGGAATTCGAATCTAAGATAGTTACATTGATTTCCTTATATTAATGAATGTTTTTTCACTTTACGTAAGATGTTTTAAAGGAACAGGTGGTCTCCACAGAAGTTTTTGTGTTCAAGCAAATACAAAATTATGCAAATATCCATATCTTTTTAGGTGACTTGAACTCTCATCCTCCTATTAATGATAGAAAAAACATCTTACTAATAAGTGAATTCTTTTTACTTTACTTAAGATgtgaaaaaatcgaaaattataCAGCTATGTAATGAACCCACCACATAAACAATAATTGAACCACTTGTAAAGTTTGTGGTATCTAGGTTTAAAAAACCATTAATTCAAGCATATATTTCACACACTAAGTGCAGCCCATCactatacatatattatataaagggacagaatttaaagtacccacttttataatatgtcttacaaaactacccaccCAAACCCAAAGTCAAAAAGTCAAAGCCTgacatgcttggttttttgtaatacgtccaactcacgtcactttcacaatGGATTTAGTTAAATATGACTCTAAATCTGAGGACACGTTAAAATAATAGCAATTGTtggataaaaaatttataaaatcatatattatgaatcaagAAAACATAATAGAGCTtaaaaattcactattatgtatattatgcaacaaaaaaatattatgaaacaaatggcgtaattagccgccacaaattcatagccgtgaacagtagccgCGCATATTTGGTACCGGCGGCTACTGTTCACAGCTATGAATTTGTGGCGGCTAATTACGCcatttgcaacaaaaaaatattatgaaacaaatggcgtaattagccgccacaaattcatagccgtgaacagtagccgTTGCAAATGGCGTAATTAGCCGCCACaaattcatagccgtgaacagtagccgTCGGTACCAAATATGCGcggctactgttcacggctatgaatttgtggcggctaattacgccatttgtttcataatatttttttattgcataatatacataatagtgaatttttaAGCTCTATTATGTTTTcttgattcataatatatgattttataaattttttatccaACAATTGCTATTATTTTAACGTGTCCTCAGATTTAGAGTCATATTTAACTAAATCCattgtgaaagtgacgtgagttggacgcattacaaaaaaccaagcatgtcAGGCTTTGACTTTTTGACTTTGGGTTTGggtgggtagttttgtaagacatattataaaagtgggtagattcccctattcacagttatataaatacataaacaaaCATACCCACCCACTGGCAAACAAACCTTTGTCTCATATCCCTCACATGCCCACATGCATTCCCATTACACATTCATCACTACCCAATTATCACAACCAAAACTTTTTGGCACTTCACCCCATATTGATCCCTCTCAATCATTCCCATTTCATTATATCATCAATCACTCCCAACACTAATCCCTCCTAATCCCTCCCCTCCTCCCACTAATCATTACCAATGGCTTATCCCAACCT
It contains:
- the LOC130991631 gene encoding superoxide dismutase [Cu-Zn]; amino-acid sequence: MVKAVVVLNSSEGVSGTVSFTQEGDGPTTVTGNVSGLKPGLHGFHVHALGDTTNGCMSTGPHFNPAGKEHGAPEDDNRHAGDLGNITVGEDGKASFTIVDKQIPLSGPHSIIGRAVVVHGDPDDLGKGGHELSKSTGNAGGRIACGIIGLQG